A single Methylobacterium sp. 17Sr1-1 DNA region contains:
- the glp gene encoding gephyrin-like molybdotransferase Glp — protein sequence MSPLLPVAEALARILADARPVEAETVAITAAAGRTLAEDVRALRTQPPFATSAMDGYAVRAADVAGASPEAPVRLAVTATSAAGHGARGPVGEGEAIRIFTGAPLPEGADTVVIQEDTDVEGATVLARAGNPAGRHIRGAGLDFREGDRLLCAGERLDGWRVALAAAGGHPTLRVRRRPRVAVLATGDELVRPGEPAEWDQIVASNGLALAAMAEAAGAEAIDLGIAGDTFPDLEAAIARARDAEADLLVTLGGASVGDHDLVQSALGRQGLDLGFWRVALRPGKPLMHGRLGAMAVLGLPGNPVSSVVCGLLFVHPLIRALLGDPEAGADRSEPGVLGRDLPANDGRQDYMRAALDTAPDRLPVVHPAERQDSSMLSVLARSEALLIRAPHAPAARAGDPCRILRLDRGF from the coding sequence GTGAGCCCGCTCCTTCCCGTCGCCGAGGCGCTGGCGCGCATCCTCGCCGATGCCCGCCCGGTCGAGGCCGAGACCGTCGCGATCACGGCCGCGGCCGGCCGCACGCTCGCCGAGGACGTGCGGGCCCTGCGCACCCAGCCGCCCTTCGCGACCTCGGCGATGGACGGCTACGCCGTGCGCGCCGCCGACGTCGCCGGGGCCTCGCCCGAGGCGCCGGTGCGTCTCGCCGTCACCGCCACCAGCGCCGCCGGCCACGGCGCCCGCGGCCCGGTGGGCGAGGGCGAGGCGATCCGCATCTTCACCGGCGCGCCGTTGCCCGAGGGCGCCGACACGGTGGTGATCCAGGAGGACACCGACGTGGAAGGCGCCACGGTGCTGGCCCGCGCCGGCAACCCGGCGGGGCGCCACATCCGCGGCGCCGGGCTCGATTTTCGCGAGGGCGACCGGCTGCTCTGCGCCGGCGAGCGCCTCGACGGCTGGCGCGTCGCGCTCGCCGCCGCGGGCGGGCACCCGACCTTGCGCGTCCGACGCCGGCCCCGCGTCGCGGTGCTCGCCACCGGCGACGAGCTGGTGCGGCCGGGCGAGCCGGCGGAATGGGACCAGATCGTCGCCTCGAACGGCCTCGCGCTCGCCGCGATGGCGGAGGCCGCCGGGGCGGAGGCGATCGATCTCGGCATCGCCGGCGACACCTTCCCCGACCTGGAGGCGGCGATCGCCCGCGCCCGCGACGCCGAGGCCGACCTCCTCGTCACGCTGGGCGGCGCCTCGGTCGGCGACCACGACCTCGTCCAGTCGGCGCTCGGTCGCCAGGGGCTCGATCTCGGGTTCTGGCGCGTGGCGCTCCGGCCCGGCAAGCCGCTGATGCATGGCCGCCTCGGCGCGATGGCGGTGCTGGGGCTCCCCGGCAACCCGGTCTCGTCGGTGGTGTGCGGGCTGCTCTTCGTCCACCCGCTGATCCGCGCGCTCCTCGGCGACCCGGAGGCCGGGGCCGACCGCAGCGAGCCGGGCGTGCTCGGGCGCGACCTGCCGGCCAATGACGGGCGCCAGGACTACATGCGCGCCGCCCTCGACACCGCGCCGGACCGGCTGCCGGTGGTCCACCCGGCCGAGCGCCAGGATTCCTCGATGCTCTCGGTGCTCGCCCGCTCCGAGGCGCTGCTGATTCGCGCGCCCCACGCGCCGGCGGCCCGGGCCGGCGATCCCTGCCGCATCCTGCGGCTCGACCGGGGGTTCTAA
- the moaC gene encoding cyclic pyranopterin monophosphate synthase MoaC, with protein MPTLTHLDAAGAANMVDVTDKAATDRAARAEGLVVMNPETLRLIREGDAKKGDVLGTARLAGIMAAKRTHELIPLCHPLLLTKVRVECEPDEALPGIRVTAEVRVQGPTGVEMEALTAVSVACLTVYDMVKAADRGMRVEGIRLLHKSGGRSGVWEASSGREAGA; from the coding sequence ATGCCGACCCTGACCCATCTCGACGCCGCCGGCGCCGCCAACATGGTCGACGTCACCGACAAGGCCGCGACCGACCGCGCCGCCCGCGCCGAGGGCCTGGTGGTGATGAACCCCGAGACCCTGCGGCTGATCCGCGAGGGCGACGCCAAGAAGGGCGACGTGCTCGGCACCGCGCGGCTCGCCGGCATCATGGCGGCCAAGCGCACCCACGAGCTGATCCCGCTCTGCCACCCGCTGTTGCTGACCAAGGTCCGGGTGGAATGCGAGCCCGACGAGGCCCTGCCGGGCATCCGCGTCACCGCGGAGGTGCGGGTGCAGGGCCCGACCGGCGTCGAGATGGAGGCGCTGACCGCCGTGTCGGTGGCGTGCCTGACGGTCTACGACATGGTCAAGGCCGCCGACCGGGGCATGCGCGTCGAGGGCATCCGGCTCCTGCACAAGAGCGGCGGCCGCTCGGGCGTGTGGGAGGCTTCCTCCGGCCGCGAGGCCGGCGCGTGA
- a CDS encoding DUF779 domain-containing protein, which translates to MPAPPPRVVATPAALDLIARLRREHGAILFHQSGGCCDGSAPMCFAVGDFALGDGDVHLGAIGGADFFISGPQYAAWRHTQLIIDVVPGRGGMFSLENGSGQRFLLRSRVFDAAEAAALDA; encoded by the coding sequence ATGCCCGCTCCCCCGCCCCGCGTCGTCGCCACCCCGGCGGCCCTCGACCTGATCGCGCGCCTGCGCCGCGAGCACGGCGCGATCCTGTTCCACCAATCCGGCGGCTGCTGCGACGGTTCGGCGCCGATGTGCTTCGCCGTCGGCGACTTCGCGCTCGGCGATGGCGACGTGCATCTCGGCGCGATCGGCGGGGCCGACTTCTTCATCAGCGGCCCGCAATACGCGGCCTGGCGGCACACCCAGCTCATCATCGACGTGGTGCCGGGCCGCGGCGGGATGTTCTCGCTGGAGAACGGGTCCGGGCAGCGCTTCCTCCTGCGCTCCCGGGTGTTCGACGCGGCCGAGGCGGCGGCGCTGGACGCCTGA